Proteins from a single region of Sporosarcina sp. P33:
- a CDS encoding NAD kinase, with translation MKFTIQSRNDEISNKLMKEARVYLRDFGLKYDEEEPDIVLSIGGDGTLLHAFHKYIHRLDKTSFVGIHTGHLGFYADWKPSEIEKLVILIARQEYEVIEYPLIEVTINYRHSEKSASYLALNESTVKSPEVTLVMDVELNGEHFERFRGDGLCMSTPSGSTAYSKSLGGAIIHPSLPSMQLTEMASINNRVFRTVGSPLILPDHHICTLTPVKGPDFMVTVDHLQLLHKDVKSIEYKVSNEKMGFARFRPFPFWKRVNESFVASELIYEREDDEKK, from the coding sequence ATGAAGTTTACGATTCAATCACGCAACGATGAGATTTCGAATAAGTTAATGAAAGAAGCGAGAGTGTATTTGCGGGATTTCGGATTGAAATACGACGAAGAAGAACCCGACATTGTGTTGTCAATCGGCGGGGACGGGACGCTTCTGCACGCATTTCATAAATATATACATCGACTGGATAAGACATCGTTTGTCGGAATTCATACAGGTCATTTGGGATTTTATGCGGATTGGAAACCTTCTGAGATAGAAAAATTAGTCATTTTGATTGCGAGACAGGAATATGAAGTCATCGAATATCCGTTAATCGAAGTCACAATTAATTACCGGCACTCTGAAAAAAGTGCTTCCTATTTAGCGCTGAATGAATCCACAGTAAAATCGCCTGAAGTGACGCTCGTTATGGATGTTGAATTAAACGGCGAGCACTTTGAGCGTTTTAGAGGCGACGGACTCTGTATGTCTACACCGTCCGGATCGACCGCTTACAGCAAGTCTCTGGGCGGAGCCATCATCCATCCTTCATTGCCGTCAATGCAGCTGACCGAAATGGCTTCGATTAATAACCGCGTATTCCGTACGGTGGGGTCTCCGCTTATTCTGCCGGACCATCATATTTGTACGCTGACTCCTGTTAAAGGACCGGATTTCATGGTGACAGTCGACCACCTGCAGCTTCTGCACAAAGATGTAAAGTCGATCGAGTACAAAGTATCCAATGAAAAAATGGGCTTTGCCCGCTTCCGTCCGTTCCCATTCTGGAAACGTGTCAATGAATCATTTGTGGCGAGCGAGCTAATCTATGAACGTGAAGACGATGAAAAAAAATAA
- a CDS encoding lytic transglycosylase domain-containing protein, producing MNLDPRNMRLLLEINTLQTLGAVQSFSANSSAGTNEFQTMLTQLMAGDRLGPELAGTAEQLLSQGTNALPFSLPSRPAETAAAAMPDSAPVSSKTQFADIIKQAADTYQLPEKLIAAVIRQESNFKSNAVSRAGAAGLMQLMPGTAKHLGVTNPMDPQQNIMGGAKYLRKMLNQFGSKEMALAAYNAGPGNVKKYGGIPPFKETQNYVKKVMTYYSQMV from the coding sequence GTGAATCTAGACCCACGTAATATGCGTCTGCTGCTGGAAATTAATACGCTGCAGACTCTTGGCGCTGTTCAATCCTTCAGTGCCAACTCTTCGGCCGGAACCAATGAATTTCAAACGATGCTGACACAATTGATGGCGGGCGATCGTCTTGGTCCTGAACTGGCAGGGACAGCTGAACAGCTGCTGAGCCAAGGAACAAATGCCCTGCCATTCAGTCTGCCTTCCCGTCCTGCTGAAACAGCGGCGGCTGCGATGCCTGACTCGGCACCTGTCAGTTCAAAAACACAGTTCGCAGATATCATCAAACAGGCGGCGGATACATACCAGCTGCCAGAAAAACTGATTGCTGCCGTCATCAGGCAGGAATCCAATTTTAAAAGCAATGCCGTAAGCCGCGCAGGTGCAGCCGGGCTTATGCAGCTGATGCCGGGCACAGCCAAGCATCTCGGTGTGACAAACCCGATGGATCCGCAGCAAAATATCATGGGCGGCGCCAAATACTTGCGGAAAATGCTCAATCAATTCGGCTCAAAAGAAATGGCACTCGCAGCATACAATGCAGGTCCAGGCAACGTGAAAAAATACGGAGGCATCCCGCCTTTTAAAGAAACACAAAACTACGTGAAAAAAGTAATGACCTATTACAGTCAGATGGTCTGA
- a CDS encoding DsbA family protein yields MNYLTVIDDTLHYSASAKPIELYVFLDPYCKDCWSLQPMLRKMQVEYDHYFTLRIALKTPMTKLNVPSLIDPKDAKSTRRSNPCFPNIAVKAAEFQGKRAGFRYLSCLLEYSFLKNRDVASYSVLVEIAARVNLDVDEFIADFTSDETMRALQVDMYLGNEMEVDEAPAFVFFNSNIEDEGLKVSGLYDYEIYEQILEELIGEPLLPEMPPSIDSLFDRFDLLTTGEIAEVCHLTEKEAERELKKRLLKQEIERLPLQDRTIWRKKQPNCSLIKQHS; encoded by the coding sequence GTGAACTATCTAACCGTAATCGATGATACGTTGCACTATTCTGCTTCAGCAAAGCCCATTGAACTTTATGTCTTTCTGGACCCGTACTGCAAGGACTGCTGGTCGCTCCAGCCGATGCTGCGCAAAATGCAAGTCGAATATGACCACTATTTCACGTTGCGGATTGCACTGAAAACACCAATGACAAAACTGAATGTCCCTTCTTTAATTGATCCAAAAGACGCCAAGTCGACTAGGCGGTCAAATCCTTGTTTCCCTAACATCGCAGTAAAAGCTGCTGAATTTCAGGGGAAACGGGCGGGCTTCCGGTATTTGTCTTGTTTACTCGAATATTCATTTCTGAAAAATCGGGATGTCGCATCATATTCAGTGCTGGTGGAAATTGCTGCACGCGTCAACTTAGACGTCGATGAATTCATTGCAGACTTCACTTCTGATGAAACCATGCGTGCCTTGCAGGTCGATATGTATCTGGGGAATGAAATGGAAGTGGATGAAGCGCCGGCTTTCGTCTTTTTCAACAGTAATATTGAAGATGAAGGTTTAAAAGTGAGCGGTCTATATGACTATGAAATTTACGAGCAGATTCTTGAAGAACTGATCGGAGAGCCACTTTTACCGGAAATGCCGCCGTCCATCGATTCGCTTTTCGACCGTTTCGACTTGCTGACAACGGGCGAAATCGCAGAAGTATGCCATCTGACGGAAAAAGAAGCAGAACGCGAATTAAAGAAACGTTTGCTTAAACAGGAAATTGAAAGACTTCCATTGCAAGACCGTACCATTTGGCGAAAAAAACAACCAAACTGTTCACTCATTAAACAGCACTCATAA
- a CDS encoding competence protein CoiA: protein MLTAHTASGKQVVLTRQMSPASLRDWRKNETFHCPQCKEQVLLKVGEIVIPHFSHQQQTNCRDSFSEGESPTHLLGKTQLYELFTAHQLPTVLEPFLPDIKQRPDLLVTWQTQQVPIEFQCSTIPISHVNERNAGYRMLAMLPIWILVTPRAIQSSSASVLTHRFSRFQQHFIRHIDSVASEQLSIFLTYNPEKQQFHYLSHFIHLRGTQFAVCHSVMRMKHQTVPFAVPAAPSSAEIQELARHYLTARRKYLRSVIGYNQRGIHHRFLRACYEMRIQPIQLPAWIGVPTFGQEAFTESDSEWQLLLIAAMRQTRRTQFQLDAGVLHSFVKTFEGDSVKQLDACKHYVDFLRQRRIDIYRMDQFSGGDFVPGILAGRFLAMHARN, encoded by the coding sequence TTGTTAACAGCTCATACAGCAAGCGGGAAGCAAGTCGTGCTGACACGGCAGATGTCCCCGGCCAGCTTACGGGATTGGCGTAAAAACGAAACCTTTCATTGTCCCCAGTGCAAAGAACAAGTACTCCTGAAAGTCGGCGAAATCGTCATACCCCACTTTTCTCACCAGCAGCAAACCAACTGCCGGGACAGCTTCTCAGAAGGGGAGTCCCCAACCCATCTGCTCGGCAAAACCCAACTCTATGAACTATTCACAGCCCATCAACTGCCAACTGTACTGGAACCATTTTTGCCGGACATCAAACAGCGGCCGGATCTGCTCGTCACATGGCAAACGCAGCAAGTGCCGATCGAATTCCAATGCAGCACCATCCCAATTTCCCACGTTAACGAACGTAATGCGGGATACCGCATGCTGGCTATGCTGCCAATTTGGATCCTCGTGACACCGCGCGCCATCCAGTCCTCCTCGGCATCTGTTCTCACTCATCGTTTCTCCCGCTTCCAGCAACATTTTATTCGCCACATAGACTCCGTCGCCAGTGAACAATTATCCATATTTCTCACATACAACCCAGAAAAGCAGCAATTCCATTATCTCAGTCATTTCATACACCTTCGCGGCACCCAGTTTGCGGTCTGTCACTCTGTTATGCGCATGAAACACCAGACAGTTCCGTTTGCTGTTCCCGCAGCGCCGTCGAGCGCGGAGATACAGGAATTGGCACGCCATTATCTGACTGCGCGGCGCAAGTATCTTCGCTCGGTAATTGGGTATAATCAAAGAGGTATCCATCATCGGTTTTTGCGGGCTTGTTATGAAATGCGTATACAGCCTATTCAGCTGCCGGCATGGATAGGCGTGCCTACGTTCGGACAAGAGGCGTTTACAGAGTCGGACAGCGAATGGCAGCTGCTGCTTATTGCGGCCATGAGACAAACACGGAGAACACAATTCCAGCTAGACGCGGGGGTCCTTCATTCATTCGTCAAGACATTTGAAGGTGACTCCGTGAAGCAGCTGGATGCTTGTAAACACTATGTGGATTTCTTGAGACAGCGGCGCATAGATATCTATCGTATGGATCAATTCAGCGGAGGAGATTTTGTGCCGGGAATCCTGGCAGGGAGATTTCTTGCAATGCATGCCCGGAATTGA
- the pepF gene encoding oligoendopeptidase F, whose protein sequence is MTNDNRVLTRDEVSEEETWRLEDIFASDEAWDAEYRKIEGMANEAEQYKGTLGNGARPLFEALTYRDKLAERLRRLYTYAHLKTDQDTTNSFYQAMDGRIRTLVVKISTALSYFTPELLSIDEKKLNETIESHEGLRLYKQEFEELNAQRAHVLSSEQEELIAQLSEVTGKSSETFSMLNNADLTFGMVKDEEGNEIQLTHGRYSRFLESKDPKVREAAFKEMYARYGEFKNTFASTLSGNVKGHNVSAKIRNYSSARAAALSNNHIPEQVYENLVSTISNNLNLLHRYIALRKKVLKLDTLHMWDIYTPLVEDTEMKYTYEEAKETMLESFHPLGEDYRSVVREGLENRWVDVRENKGKRSGAYSSGSYGTNPYILMNWQDNVSNLFTLAHEFGHSVHSYYSRKYQPFIYSGYSIFVAEVASTVNEALLNDHLLKVTKDEDQRIYLLNYWLDGFRATVFRQTMFAEFEHLIHTLDQQGVPLTAEKLTEEYYALNEKYYGDAIVSDEEIGLEWARIPHFYMNYYVYQYATGYSAAVALSKQILEEGEPAVERYITNFLKAGSSDYPIEVLKKAGVDMTSEKPIEDACRVFEERLLELEQLLENRQ, encoded by the coding sequence TTGACAAATGACAACAGAGTGTTGACGCGCGATGAGGTATCTGAAGAAGAAACGTGGCGCCTGGAGGATATATTTGCATCCGACGAAGCGTGGGATGCAGAGTACCGCAAAATCGAAGGGATGGCCAATGAAGCGGAGCAGTATAAGGGCACGCTTGGAAACGGTGCGCGTCCGCTGTTTGAAGCATTGACGTATCGCGATAAATTGGCAGAGCGCCTGCGCAGACTTTATACGTATGCACACTTGAAAACAGATCAGGATACAACAAACAGTTTCTATCAGGCAATGGACGGACGCATTAGAACACTAGTCGTGAAAATATCTACAGCACTGTCTTACTTCACACCTGAACTGCTTTCGATTGATGAGAAGAAGTTGAATGAAACGATTGAGTCGCATGAAGGATTGCGTTTGTATAAGCAGGAATTTGAGGAATTGAATGCTCAGCGTGCACATGTGCTTTCATCCGAACAGGAAGAGCTGATTGCACAGTTATCAGAAGTGACAGGGAAGTCTTCTGAAACATTCAGTATGCTCAATAATGCGGATTTAACTTTCGGAATGGTGAAAGACGAAGAAGGCAATGAAATACAGCTGACGCATGGCCGTTACTCGCGCTTCCTTGAGAGTAAAGATCCGAAAGTGCGCGAGGCAGCATTTAAAGAGATGTATGCAAGATACGGCGAGTTCAAAAATACGTTCGCTTCCACATTGAGCGGAAACGTCAAAGGACATAATGTCAGTGCAAAAATCCGTAATTACAGTTCAGCGAGAGCCGCTGCGTTATCGAATAACCATATTCCCGAACAAGTGTATGAGAATCTGGTTTCTACGATTAGCAATAACTTAAATTTATTGCACCGTTATATAGCGCTCCGCAAGAAAGTATTGAAGCTCGATACACTTCATATGTGGGATATTTATACTCCGCTCGTGGAAGACACAGAGATGAAGTATACGTATGAAGAAGCGAAAGAAACGATGCTGGAAAGTTTCCATCCGCTCGGTGAAGACTACAGATCGGTCGTCAGAGAAGGTCTTGAGAACCGCTGGGTCGATGTACGTGAAAATAAAGGGAAACGTTCAGGAGCTTATTCATCGGGTTCATATGGAACAAATCCTTACATCCTAATGAACTGGCAGGACAATGTCAGCAACTTATTTACGCTGGCGCATGAATTCGGTCACAGTGTGCACAGCTATTATTCCCGTAAGTACCAGCCGTTCATCTACAGCGGCTACTCCATTTTCGTGGCGGAAGTTGCTTCAACTGTGAATGAAGCGCTGCTGAATGACCACTTATTGAAAGTGACGAAAGATGAAGATCAAAGAATCTACTTACTGAACTATTGGCTCGACGGATTCCGCGCAACGGTGTTCCGCCAGACGATGTTCGCTGAATTTGAGCATTTGATCCATACACTGGATCAGCAGGGTGTTCCATTGACGGCTGAGAAGCTGACGGAAGAATATTATGCACTCAATGAAAAGTATTATGGTGATGCGATTGTCAGCGATGAGGAAATTGGATTGGAATGGGCACGGATCCCGCATTTCTATATGAATTATTATGTTTATCAGTATGCGACAGGATACAGTGCGGCAGTGGCATTGAGCAAACAGATTCTTGAAGAGGGCGAGCCGGCCGTCGAACGATATATCACGAACTTCCTGAAAGCAGGATCTTCTGATTATCCGATAGAAGTGCTCAAAAAGGCGGGCGTTGATATGACGTCGGAAAAGCCAATCGAAGACGCGTGCCGCGTATTTGAAGAACGTTTACTTGAATTAGAACAATTACTGGAAAATAGACAGTAA
- a CDS encoding RluA family pseudouridine synthase → MKKNNSLFQLHFDVTHSGLLRDFLAQHEISKTTLTAIKYQGGEILVNGQPQNVRYKLQPADRVSVLFPPEQVSDGLTPQDGELSILYEDETILVLAKPAGQSTIPSRNHPFGTLANFVCGKFEREGILSTVHMVTRLDTDTSGIICAAKNRHIHHLLSKQMSEKLFSRQYTAFAEGFITPSFITVEQPIGRKEGSIIERKVCENGQYAKTDVSVTGHYQHETSRFSIVNLNLHTGRTHQIRVHMQWLGHPLVGDDLYGANGNMFARQALHCSGISFLHPLTKERIDFTSPLPEDMAYYLRQSRPLQNCSQDIQLPAVQNGMQYSGIK, encoded by the coding sequence ATGAAAAAAAATAACTCATTATTTCAGTTGCATTTTGATGTGACGCACAGCGGACTATTGCGGGATTTTTTAGCGCAGCATGAAATTTCCAAAACGACGTTAACTGCGATTAAATATCAGGGCGGAGAAATATTGGTCAATGGACAGCCGCAAAATGTCCGCTACAAACTGCAGCCGGCCGATCGCGTGTCAGTATTATTTCCGCCTGAGCAAGTGAGTGACGGCCTGACGCCTCAAGATGGTGAACTGTCTATTTTATATGAAGATGAAACCATTCTGGTGCTAGCTAAGCCGGCCGGACAAAGTACAATTCCTTCACGCAATCATCCGTTTGGAACGCTTGCGAATTTTGTCTGCGGAAAATTTGAACGGGAAGGCATTCTTTCTACTGTACATATGGTGACGCGTTTGGATACGGACACGTCAGGTATTATTTGTGCAGCGAAGAATCGTCATATTCATCATTTATTAAGTAAGCAAATGTCAGAAAAACTTTTTAGCCGGCAGTACACGGCATTTGCTGAAGGTTTTATTACTCCTTCTTTTATAACGGTTGAGCAGCCGATTGGAAGAAAAGAAGGCAGTATTATTGAACGTAAGGTATGTGAAAACGGGCAATATGCCAAAACGGATGTTTCAGTTACTGGACATTATCAACATGAAACAAGCCGGTTTTCCATCGTGAACCTGAACCTTCATACTGGACGCACACATCAGATTCGTGTTCATATGCAATGGTTAGGTCATCCTTTAGTCGGCGATGATTTATACGGCGCGAATGGGAATATGTTTGCACGCCAGGCGCTTCATTGCTCCGGCATCAGTTTTCTGCACCCATTGACGAAGGAGCGGATAGATTTCACCAGTCCGCTGCCGGAAGATATGGCATATTACTTACGGCAAAGCCGGCCGTTGCAAAACTGTTCGCAAGATATTCAACTCCCTGCTGTGCAGAATGGAATGCAGTATTCGGGAATCAAATAG
- a CDS encoding globin, giving the protein MTRKPVIPFEEIGEKRLHELIDKFYEKVAVHPDLYPIFPDDLSETARKQKQFQTQYLGGPNLFTEEHGHPMMKARHMPFPITPARADAWLACMAEAMDDVGLEGPLRDVYYKRLVLTANHMVNRNEEEDQ; this is encoded by the coding sequence ATGACCCGAAAACCTGTCATCCCTTTTGAGGAGATCGGCGAAAAAAGGTTACACGAACTGATTGATAAATTTTATGAAAAAGTAGCTGTTCACCCAGACCTTTATCCGATATTTCCTGATGATTTATCCGAAACAGCCCGGAAACAAAAACAATTTCAGACACAATATCTGGGTGGACCTAACCTATTCACCGAAGAACATGGTCATCCTATGATGAAAGCCCGTCATATGCCTTTCCCTATAACACCTGCACGCGCTGATGCATGGCTTGCCTGCATGGCAGAAGCGATGGATGATGTAGGACTGGAGGGACCACTTCGGGATGTATACTATAAACGCCTTGTCTTAACAGCCAACCACATGGTAAATAGGAACGAGGAGGAAGATCAGTGA